The Fictibacillus phosphorivorans genomic sequence CATCGGTTCTGTTGATGGTATAGAAAAGAGTTTGATACAAGATGGAACGAACGTACCTTATCATGGAATCTCGAGTGGGAAACTTCGACGTTATTTTGACTTAAAAAATATCAAAGATCCTTTTAAAGTGGCAGCTGGTGTTGCACAAGCTTATTTTAAGCTCGGAAGAATTAAGCCAGATGCTGTTTTCTCAAAAGGAGGTTTCGTGGCTGTACCTGTGGTTATTGCCGCATGGATGCGTAACATTCCTGTTTACATCCATGAATCAGATATTACACCTGGTTTGGCTAACAAGATCTCATCTAAATTTGCTTCGAAAATCTTCGTTACGTTTGATGAAGCAAAGAAACATTTTGCAGCAGGGCAAGCGATTGTGACCGGTTCACCCATTCGCGATGAACTGCTTCAAGGTACTAGAGAAAAAGGATTGTCTTTCTTAGGCTTCCGAAGCCATCTCCCTGTACTCACTATCATGGGTGGCAGCCTAGGTGCGCGTAAAATCAATGAAGCTCTGCGGGAAGCTCTGCCGGAATTATTACGTTCTTATCAGATCGTACACATCTGCGGAAAAGGAAACGTAGATGAAAGTTTGAAAAATACAGAAGGGTACAGACAGTTCGAATATATTCAAAGTGAACTTCCAGATGTTGTTGCAGCAACAGACTTTGTGATTTCTCGTGCTGGATCGAACAGTATCTTTGAGTGGCTGACCCTTAAGATTCCGATGCTGCTTATCCCGCTTTCAAGAGCGGCGAGCAGAGGAGATCAGATCCTTAATGCTCAATCCTTTGAAAAACAAGGTTATTGCCACGTTCTATATGAAGAAGAATTAACAAAAGTAACGTTGATTACTTCTCTAAAAGATCTGAAAGCGGATCAAGAGCAGATGAAGAAAAACATGGACACATTTAAAGCTTCTGATAGTGTAGACCTTATTCTACGCACGATTACAGGACAGAAGTAATGATAAGGGGTCTGTCCCGGGGACAGACCCCTTACAATTTAGTAGCTTTCACATCTTATAAAACGGAGATGAAAAAGAGATGATGCCAAGCCCTGCCGTACATAGAGAAGGAACACCTGCATACTGGAAGAAAGGTGTTCAAGCTGGTTTGCCGATTGCGATTGGCTATATGCCAGTTGCATTTACATTTGGTCTGCTCGCTAAAGCAGCAGAGCTAAGTCTATTTGAAACGATAGGCATGAGTGTTATCGTGTTTGCAGGTGCCTCACAATATATCGCCTTATCGATGATTGTGGCAATGAGTGGTGCAGCAGAATTGATTCTGACTACATTCATCATGAACATCAGGCATCTTCTGATGAGTGCTTCTCTCAAGGAGCGTGCTGAGGATGACCCTAAATGGTTACGAGCGATCTATGCCTTCTTTATTACGGATGAGACTTTTTCTGTTGCTGCGACCTCATCCGAGAAAAAAATTACGGGAAGCTATTTGCTTGGCTTAGGAATCGTTGCATACAGCTGTTGGGTAATCTTTTCAGGGGTAGGTTATGTGATGGGAGCTGGACTTCCACAATCACTGCAAGATAGTATGGGGATCGCGCTTTATGCGATGTTTATCGCACTACTCGTACCTGCTGCCAAAAAGAGCAAGAAGGTAATTGCACTTGCCGCGACTGCAGCAGTATTAAATTCAATCTTCTCGTTCGTTCCCACTTTAAATGGTGGATGGGGAATCATTCTATCTACTTTAATCGCTGCCGTTTCAATCGAGTTTTTTATGAAGGGGGATGAGAGGGATGAGTGAACAATTAATATGGGTAATTGTCGGGATGGGAATCGTAACCTATATTCCTAGGATGTTGCCGCTCGTTCTCTTTCATACGAACCATCTCCATCCAAGGATACAAGGGATATTGAAGAATGTTCCTTTTGCTATACTAGGTGCACTCATTTTTCCAGGTGTATTTACCATCAATCCAGAAAATTATCTATATGGGGGAATAGGTGCTGCTGCAGCATTTATCGCGGCTTGGTTGAACTTAAATGTGATCGTGGTCGTGCTATCTTCAATCTTCGTTTTGTACGGTTATACGTTTTTGTAGGATATTGTCATAATTTACTTTGTAAATATTACACCTTATGAATTGATTTGTTGAAAAGGTGGGCGTATAATCACAATTAAAAGGAGGAGATACAAGATGCCTCATTTAGTTCGTTTTGTACTAATTGGTTTGTTTTCCGTTTCAGCTTTATCTGTACTCTCTTTTCAAGCCGTTGAGATTTTTCATGCTGTAACGGACGTTGTACAATCTTTTATCTATAAAGATTAATAATTTGTAAAATCGGAGAGCTATCTATAGCTCTTTTTTTTGTTACCTGATAAGCTTCAAATAATGATTAACAAGCTTTCAATTATGGGTACACTTACTAATGGACTAAGCAATAAAGGATGATTTAGATGAAATTAATCGCAATTGATATGGATGGAACTCTAGTTAATAGACAGTTAAAAGTCACAAAAGAGAACAGTGAAACCATTAAAGAAGCTGTAAACGATGGCCATCATGTTGTAATCGCTACAGGTCGCTCTTATGATGAAGCCAAACACACGCTAGAAGATGCAGATCTTCA encodes the following:
- a CDS encoding undecaprenyldiphospho-muramoylpentapeptide beta-N-acetylglucosaminyltransferase, coding for MKKLVLTGGGSAGHVTPHLALIPKLEKMGWDLNYIGSVDGIEKSLIQDGTNVPYHGISSGKLRRYFDLKNIKDPFKVAAGVAQAYFKLGRIKPDAVFSKGGFVAVPVVIAAWMRNIPVYIHESDITPGLANKISSKFASKIFVTFDEAKKHFAAGQAIVTGSPIRDELLQGTREKGLSFLGFRSHLPVLTIMGGSLGARKINEALREALPELLRSYQIVHICGKGNVDESLKNTEGYRQFEYIQSELPDVVAATDFVISRAGSNSIFEWLTLKIPMLLIPLSRAASRGDQILNAQSFEKQGYCHVLYEEELTKVTLITSLKDLKADQEQMKKNMDTFKASDSVDLILRTITGQK
- a CDS encoding AzlC family ABC transporter permease — protein: MPSPAVHREGTPAYWKKGVQAGLPIAIGYMPVAFTFGLLAKAAELSLFETIGMSVIVFAGASQYIALSMIVAMSGAAELILTTFIMNIRHLLMSASLKERAEDDPKWLRAIYAFFITDETFSVAATSSEKKITGSYLLGLGIVAYSCWVIFSGVGYVMGAGLPQSLQDSMGIALYAMFIALLVPAAKKSKKVIALAATAAVLNSIFSFVPTLNGGWGIILSTLIAAVSIEFFMKGDERDE
- a CDS encoding AzlD domain-containing protein, with product MSEQLIWVIVGMGIVTYIPRMLPLVLFHTNHLHPRIQGILKNVPFAILGALIFPGVFTINPENYLYGGIGAAAAFIAAWLNLNVIVVVLSSIFVLYGYTFL